One stretch of Halobacillus litoralis DNA includes these proteins:
- a CDS encoding cystathionine gamma-synthase family protein, with amino-acid sequence MKDAKFSTKSIWAGEKEQLAFGATQVPVVHSVSFGYDDMDEWYEVAVGNKPGHIYGRNTNPTVQAFEEKIRILENAEAATSFSTGMAAISNTLGTLLFPGDRVVSIKDTYGGTNKIFTEFLPKQQVEVVLCETGDHDALEAEVAKGCKVLYLESPTNPTVKITDIKRMAAAGKAVGATVVVDNTFATPVNQNPLDLGADLVIHSATKFLGGHADALGGAVCGRKSLVEAIYHYREINGATLDPMAAYLLLRGMKTLKLRVEQQNKNAAAIAEHLKTFDLVEDVFYPGLASHPNHQIAKQQMKGYGGMLSFAVKGGVATVRDLLPKLQFANRAANLGSVETVVGPSRTTSHVECTPAERAAMGIPEGLIRYSAGIEDIEDLKNDLSQAFQSLHTYVKK; translated from the coding sequence ATGAAAGACGCGAAGTTTAGCACAAAATCAATTTGGGCCGGTGAAAAAGAACAGCTTGCTTTCGGAGCGACACAAGTGCCTGTCGTTCACAGTGTTTCTTTTGGTTATGACGACATGGATGAATGGTATGAAGTAGCAGTCGGCAATAAGCCCGGACACATTTATGGAAGGAATACAAACCCGACTGTTCAGGCTTTCGAAGAAAAAATCCGCATTTTAGAAAATGCAGAAGCGGCTACAAGCTTTTCCACAGGGATGGCCGCGATTAGTAATACGCTTGGCACACTACTTTTCCCTGGAGATCGTGTGGTATCCATCAAAGATACGTACGGAGGAACGAATAAAATTTTTACAGAATTTCTCCCAAAACAGCAAGTGGAAGTCGTCCTGTGTGAAACAGGAGATCATGATGCATTGGAAGCTGAAGTGGCGAAAGGGTGCAAGGTGCTCTATTTAGAAAGCCCGACGAATCCGACAGTGAAAATTACCGATATCAAACGGATGGCTGCAGCCGGCAAGGCCGTAGGAGCAACCGTTGTTGTAGACAATACCTTTGCTACACCTGTGAATCAAAACCCTCTTGATCTTGGAGCCGACCTTGTCATCCATAGTGCGACGAAGTTTTTAGGCGGGCATGCCGATGCTTTAGGAGGAGCCGTATGTGGCAGGAAGAGCTTAGTCGAAGCGATTTATCACTACAGGGAAATTAACGGAGCTACCCTTGATCCAATGGCGGCTTATTTGCTTTTGAGAGGCATGAAGACACTGAAACTTCGAGTGGAGCAGCAAAATAAAAATGCCGCAGCAATTGCGGAACATTTAAAAACTTTCGACCTGGTTGAAGACGTTTTTTATCCCGGCCTCGCTTCTCACCCGAATCATCAGATTGCAAAACAACAAATGAAAGGGTATGGCGGGATGCTCAGCTTTGCTGTGAAAGGCGGGGTAGCCACTGTGCGAGATCTGTTACCTAAGCTGCAATTCGCCAACCGTGCTGCAAACCTAGGTTCAGTAGAAACCGTTGTTGGGCCTTCGAGAACGACAAGTCATGTGGAATGCACTCCTGCAGAGCGTGCAGCTATGGGTATTCCAGAAGGTTTGATTCGTTACTCCGCTGGCATTGAAGATATTGAAGACTTGAAAAATGACCTTTCACAGGCTTTCCAATCGTTACACACTTATGTGAAGAAGTGA
- a CDS encoding methyl-accepting chemotaxis protein produces the protein MRSFWKMNRTIRAKVFIMGLLLLAIPSLIIGLIGYQSSKGSLDELGKTNLKNSVEQAVDMIEIANQSVQAGNLSLEEAQETVKEQLLGPMQEDGTRPISSTIDLGENGYFFVLDEKGTELAHPSLEGENIWESQDSNGVMVAQELIANGTNGGGFTYFEWPLPGDPDTVAPKVSYSLYEPSWGWIIVSGTYMMDFNSGASQILNTLLITLGVSLILGAIIIWFFSNRLTKPIKQLSDHSTRIAEGDFTAADLQVSNKDEIGVLVENFNIMKNNLKALIQSVSASSEQVAAASQQLNANAEENSLAAEQVTTAIQEVAAGSDQQMDNANESSEWIHDISSNIQAISTQMIDLSAKSNQTAETSGSGENLIHTALQQMHEINDHTNTTSGTIQVLEKKSNEIGKIVSLITDISEQTNLLALNAAIEAARAGEHGKGFAVVAEEVRKLAEQSSQSANHIMELVHDIQQKTHEAVQFMNKSDDAVKSGVNVVGEAEQTFKTITADVHDLSGGMNDITGSIQSMTHHIQSLVESFEAVKNFAVQASEQSQHVAATTEQQNASIQEITSASETLAQEAGNLQEQVSRFRY, from the coding sequence ATGAGAAGCTTTTGGAAAATGAACCGGACAATCCGGGCAAAGGTATTCATTATGGGATTGTTGCTTTTGGCTATCCCGTCATTAATTATTGGATTGATCGGCTACCAGTCCAGTAAAGGAAGTCTTGATGAACTTGGAAAGACAAACCTGAAAAACAGTGTAGAACAAGCGGTGGACATGATTGAAATTGCAAATCAATCGGTTCAGGCAGGGAACCTCTCCCTGGAAGAAGCACAAGAAACAGTAAAAGAACAACTCCTCGGACCCATGCAGGAAGATGGAACTCGTCCGATCAGTTCAACTATTGACCTTGGTGAAAACGGTTACTTTTTCGTGTTGGATGAAAAGGGAACCGAATTAGCCCACCCTTCCCTTGAAGGGGAAAATATATGGGAATCCCAAGACTCAAATGGAGTCATGGTCGCACAGGAGCTTATCGCAAATGGAACCAACGGAGGCGGTTTCACCTATTTTGAATGGCCGTTGCCGGGGGATCCTGACACCGTTGCCCCTAAAGTATCCTACTCCCTTTACGAACCATCTTGGGGCTGGATTATCGTCTCAGGCACATACATGATGGATTTCAACAGCGGAGCCAGTCAGATCTTAAACACATTATTAATCACGCTTGGAGTATCGTTGATTTTAGGTGCCATCATCATATGGTTCTTCTCCAATCGCTTAACAAAACCGATCAAACAGTTATCTGACCACTCTACAAGGATTGCTGAAGGAGATTTCACCGCAGCCGACCTTCAAGTGTCGAACAAGGACGAAATAGGCGTGCTCGTGGAAAATTTTAATATAATGAAAAACAACCTGAAGGCGCTGATCCAGTCTGTTTCTGCTTCTTCAGAACAAGTGGCAGCCGCTTCCCAACAATTGAATGCCAACGCGGAAGAAAACTCACTTGCGGCAGAACAAGTAACCACAGCTATTCAAGAAGTAGCAGCAGGATCTGATCAACAGATGGACAATGCCAATGAATCTTCCGAATGGATTCATGATATATCATCAAATATTCAAGCCATTTCCACACAAATGATCGACCTCTCAGCAAAGTCGAATCAGACCGCTGAAACATCCGGATCAGGAGAGAATCTTATTCATACTGCCCTACAGCAAATGCATGAAATCAATGATCATACCAATACCACAAGTGGTACAATTCAGGTTCTCGAGAAAAAATCCAATGAAATTGGCAAAATCGTATCTCTGATTACAGATATCTCTGAACAGACGAACTTGCTCGCGTTGAATGCAGCCATTGAAGCAGCTCGGGCAGGTGAACATGGAAAGGGCTTTGCTGTAGTAGCCGAGGAAGTGAGGAAACTGGCCGAGCAGTCCAGTCAATCGGCGAATCACATCATGGAGCTGGTACATGATATCCAACAAAAAACCCATGAAGCCGTCCAGTTTATGAATAAAAGTGATGATGCTGTCAAATCCGGGGTGAATGTGGTCGGAGAAGCTGAACAAACGTTTAAAACGATTACGGCAGATGTCCATGATCTGTCTGGAGGGATGAACGATATCACAGGATCCATCCAATCGATGACTCATCATATTCAAAGTCTCGTAGAGTCTTTTGAAGCGGTTAAGAACTTTGCTGTCCAGGCTTCGGAACAATCCCAGCACGTGGCCGCTACGACAGAGCAGCAAAATGCATCCATCCAGGAGATTACATCTGCGAGTGAAACATTAGCTCAAGAAGCTGGCAATCTTCAGGAACAAGTCAGTCGTTTCAGATACTAA
- the thiM gene encoding hydroxyethylthiazole kinase — protein MAVSVIDRVREKRPLIHHITNSVVMNFTANGLLAFGGSPIMATAKQEVEDVTRLSQGLLLNIGTLHENKVEAMILAGKAANEIGIPIVLDPVGAPATRYRSEACQRILQEVKPTVIKGNAGELAHLVGQDVETKGVDSTGKADLESIVRLVAEKYQTGAVCTGERDLGCMRGEVFVNETGHPLLAQITGSGCLLGSLLAAGLSVKGEPKVKVLGTLSHYGRAAEHAAAHPDVKGPGTFIPRFVDALSMGDKT, from the coding sequence ATGGCTGTAAGTGTTATCGATAGAGTAAGAGAAAAACGGCCACTGATCCATCACATTACGAATTCGGTCGTCATGAATTTTACAGCGAACGGACTTCTTGCTTTCGGCGGATCCCCGATTATGGCTACTGCTAAACAGGAGGTTGAAGATGTCACCCGATTGTCTCAAGGGCTTTTATTGAATATCGGGACGCTTCATGAAAACAAGGTGGAAGCGATGATTCTTGCAGGGAAAGCAGCGAATGAGATCGGCATTCCGATCGTCCTCGATCCTGTCGGCGCCCCTGCAACCCGCTATCGTTCAGAGGCATGCCAGCGAATCTTGCAGGAGGTGAAGCCGACCGTCATTAAAGGGAATGCCGGGGAACTCGCCCATCTCGTCGGTCAGGATGTGGAAACGAAAGGGGTAGACTCAACAGGGAAAGCTGACCTTGAATCCATCGTTCGCCTGGTAGCAGAAAAATACCAAACTGGAGCCGTCTGTACAGGTGAAAGGGATCTCGGATGCATGAGAGGAGAGGTTTTTGTCAACGAAACGGGTCACCCGCTTCTTGCTCAAATTACAGGATCCGGCTGTTTGTTAGGTTCCTTGCTTGCAGCAGGCTTATCTGTAAAAGGTGAGCCTAAAGTGAAGGTTTTGGGAACATTAAGCCATTATGGCCGGGCGGCCGAACATGCTGCGGCTCATCCTGATGTGAAAGGACCAGGGACATTCATTCCGAGGTTTGTCGATGCTTTATCCATGGGGGATAAAACATGA
- a CDS encoding M24 family metallopeptidase, with protein sequence MVLPFDILEYHQRLEKTKKRMADQGIDVLLITDPANMNYLSGYDAWSFYVHQMLVIIIDEPQPLWIGRYQDANGARVTTWIYDENVIAYPDYYVHSDVYHPMDFISDILLQIGQGKRKIGVEKDHYYFTAKAMERLKRGLPNATFQDADLLVNGVRIVKSDQEIEYMRRAAQIADLAMTKGVESIYPGVRECDTAAEIYYHIVKGTPEFGGEYPAIVPLLPTGDHTSIPHLTWSDRPFVKGNAVIVELAGCYKRYHVPLARTVSIGEPNEKMKQVAPVVLEGIQNVLNTAKPGVTCGELEEVWRKSIKKHGYEKEARLGYSVGLNYPPDWGEHTASIRKGDSTVLQPNMTFHLIPALWFDTDGIEISETFRVTESGSERFTTYPQELIIRDRMDLSGQIS encoded by the coding sequence ATGGTTCTTCCTTTTGACATTTTAGAGTATCACCAGCGTTTGGAAAAGACGAAGAAACGTATGGCTGATCAAGGAATTGACGTGCTTTTGATTACAGACCCGGCAAACATGAATTACCTTTCTGGTTATGATGCCTGGTCTTTTTATGTACACCAAATGCTTGTGATTATCATTGATGAACCACAGCCGCTATGGATTGGCCGTTATCAGGATGCGAACGGTGCACGGGTGACGACGTGGATCTATGATGAAAATGTCATTGCTTATCCGGACTACTATGTTCACTCAGATGTTTATCATCCGATGGATTTCATCTCAGATATTCTGCTTCAGATCGGTCAAGGGAAGAGGAAAATCGGGGTTGAGAAGGATCATTACTACTTTACCGCCAAAGCTATGGAAAGGTTGAAAAGGGGCCTGCCGAACGCCACCTTCCAAGATGCTGACCTGCTTGTGAATGGTGTCCGGATCGTTAAGTCTGATCAGGAAATCGAGTATATGAGACGGGCAGCGCAAATTGCGGACTTAGCGATGACCAAAGGGGTGGAAAGCATTTATCCAGGCGTACGGGAATGTGATACTGCCGCTGAAATTTACTACCACATCGTCAAAGGGACTCCGGAGTTTGGTGGAGAATATCCAGCGATTGTACCACTGCTCCCGACAGGGGATCATACTTCTATACCTCACCTGACCTGGTCAGACAGGCCTTTTGTGAAAGGCAATGCTGTCATTGTCGAACTGGCTGGGTGTTATAAGCGCTACCATGTCCCTCTTGCCCGTACCGTTTCCATCGGGGAACCGAATGAAAAGATGAAACAAGTGGCTCCAGTCGTTTTGGAAGGTATTCAGAATGTACTCAACACGGCAAAGCCTGGGGTAACCTGTGGAGAACTTGAAGAAGTGTGGAGAAAGAGTATTAAAAAGCATGGCTATGAAAAGGAGGCCCGTTTAGGTTATTCCGTAGGTCTCAATTATCCACCAGATTGGGGAGAGCATACAGCGAGTATTCGAAAAGGGGACTCGACTGTCCTGCAGCCCAATATGACGTTTCATCTGATTCCGGCTCTATGGTTCGATACGGACGGAATTGAAATCAGTGAAACCTTCAGAGTTACAGAGTCTGGCAGTGAGCGTTTCACCACTTATCCGCAGGAGTTAATCATCCGTGATCGTATGGATTTAAGCGGACAAATCAGCTGA
- a CDS encoding cyclodeaminase, whose translation MRLFERKDIEKVIRLDTDLIKKMETAFTSLVEKETTMPPIMRVDVPDHNGEVDIKSAYIKGEDSFAVKLSSGFFNNPALGLPSANGLMILINSLTGEPLAVLADEGRLTDLRTAAAGAVAAQYGSRENSRIAGILGTGSQARLQLQALTLVRPIEQVFVYGRKREKALEYKQEMEQELGLQLTVCDSVQQVVGQSDLIVTTTPSKEPFIYGDWMRPGLHITAMGSDAEHKQELDASVMEKADVIVCDVKAQSVRLGELRSSLKEQDRAIELGEVTSGRQLFRQSDKEITICDLTGTGVQDTAIARHVYHRLLAWEGVTDERREV comes from the coding sequence ATTAGACTTTTTGAGCGAAAAGATATTGAAAAGGTCATTCGTCTCGACACAGATCTTATTAAAAAAATGGAAACAGCCTTCACCTCATTAGTGGAGAAAGAAACAACGATGCCACCGATCATGCGAGTGGATGTGCCTGATCATAATGGTGAAGTGGATATCAAGTCCGCCTACATCAAAGGTGAAGACAGTTTTGCTGTGAAGCTTTCTTCTGGATTTTTTAATAACCCAGCTCTAGGGCTTCCGAGCGCAAACGGGCTTATGATCCTTATTAATAGTCTTACGGGGGAGCCACTCGCGGTGTTGGCCGATGAAGGACGGCTGACAGATTTGAGAACGGCAGCTGCGGGAGCTGTGGCTGCACAATATGGAAGCAGGGAAAACAGCCGGATTGCAGGCATCCTTGGTACCGGGTCTCAAGCGCGTCTTCAGCTTCAAGCGCTTACGTTGGTTCGTCCTATTGAGCAGGTGTTCGTTTATGGGAGAAAACGTGAGAAAGCTTTGGAGTATAAACAAGAGATGGAGCAGGAATTGGGGCTTCAGCTGACCGTTTGTGATTCCGTACAACAAGTCGTAGGACAAAGCGATCTTATTGTGACCACGACACCATCCAAGGAACCGTTCATCTATGGAGATTGGATGAGACCGGGACTTCACATCACGGCTATGGGGTCAGACGCAGAGCATAAGCAAGAATTGGACGCCTCTGTTATGGAGAAAGCGGATGTCATCGTCTGTGATGTGAAAGCTCAGTCCGTCCGTTTGGGAGAGTTGCGTTCGTCACTAAAGGAGCAGGACCGTGCGATAGAGCTCGGGGAAGTGACGAGTGGAAGGCAGTTGTTCCGACAATCAGATAAAGAGATTACGATCTGTGATTTAACTGGAACAGGTGTGCAGGATACAGCGATTGCAAGACATGTGTACCATCGACTATTAGCTTGGGAGGGCGTTACGGATGAAAGACGCGAAGTTTAG
- the tenA gene encoding thiaminase II, whose product MSFSNQLRKENQDIYQRIFSHPFIQGIGKGEVPKEALIHYIKADYEYLNAFMHVYGIAISKSPCREDIQLFNEQIDFVLNSEVHPHNNFCEQIGVPYEKLQGYPLPPTADHYIKHMLFHAHHGNLGEIVAALLPCPWTYYEIGMELMNTYHPEPDHPFLPWIEFYANTEVKSLTAVLCERLDQCAERASELEKHRMREAFRKSCQLEYAFWDMAYTQEQWPCEKEGVR is encoded by the coding sequence ATGTCTTTTTCCAATCAATTAAGAAAAGAAAATCAGGATATCTATCAAAGAATCTTCTCCCATCCTTTTATCCAAGGCATCGGAAAAGGGGAGGTTCCAAAAGAAGCCCTCATTCACTATATCAAGGCTGATTATGAGTATTTGAATGCCTTTATGCACGTCTATGGAATCGCGATTTCCAAGTCTCCTTGCAGGGAAGACATTCAATTGTTTAATGAACAAATCGATTTTGTATTAAACAGTGAAGTTCACCCTCACAACAATTTTTGTGAACAAATTGGCGTTCCCTATGAAAAACTGCAAGGGTATCCATTGCCGCCGACCGCTGATCACTATATTAAACATATGCTTTTTCATGCCCATCATGGAAACTTGGGTGAAATAGTAGCAGCTTTGCTCCCGTGCCCTTGGACCTATTATGAAATCGGGATGGAGCTGATGAACACCTATCATCCAGAACCTGATCACCCCTTCCTCCCGTGGATTGAGTTTTATGCCAATACGGAAGTGAAGAGTCTGACGGCAGTGTTATGTGAACGGCTTGATCAGTGTGCTGAACGTGCGTCTGAACTGGAAAAGCACCGGATGAGAGAAGCCTTCCGAAAAAGTTGTCAGCTGGAATACGCCTTTTGGGATATGGCTTACACACAAGAGCAATGGCCTTGTGAAAAGGAGGGTGTGAGATGA
- a CDS encoding homoserine dehydrogenase: MKIAMIGFGGVGQAFAEIVEEKHRELQQSYGLDVEIVAISDVMKGSIFQPDGLNVSKVLECVKRTGSVESYPSSSRTIKGWNSVETIEKSQADIIIEVTYTDVKTGEPALTHCHRAFETGKSVITTNKGPVALAYQELTEKANQHDVFFGFEGTVMSGTPALRLPLETLAGNEIKEIRGILNGTTNYILTAMESGMTLNQALEKAQALGYAEADPTSDLEAYDVRYKAAILSNHVYGVHLDPDEIFCTGITGLSVEDIQEAERAGEKWKLLARISQNKGTVKATVQPERIKKDDLLARVSGATNAIVYECDLSGPIMLTGAGAGLKETGFSLLIDLIHCHKQKQGIIIGGGSHS, from the coding sequence ATGAAAATAGCCATGATCGGATTTGGAGGCGTAGGCCAGGCATTTGCGGAAATTGTGGAGGAAAAACACCGGGAACTACAGCAAAGTTACGGACTCGATGTGGAAATCGTGGCCATATCAGATGTCATGAAAGGCTCCATTTTCCAACCAGATGGGTTAAATGTTTCGAAGGTATTGGAGTGTGTAAAACGAACGGGATCTGTAGAATCCTATCCGTCATCCAGTCGGACGATTAAAGGATGGAACAGTGTAGAAACGATAGAGAAATCACAGGCGGATATCATCATAGAAGTAACCTACACCGATGTCAAAACCGGTGAGCCTGCGCTCACTCACTGCCATCGTGCTTTTGAGACAGGAAAAAGTGTCATAACAACAAACAAAGGTCCGGTCGCTCTCGCCTATCAAGAATTAACTGAAAAGGCGAATCAACATGACGTGTTTTTCGGTTTCGAAGGAACAGTCATGAGTGGTACGCCGGCGCTAAGGCTTCCGCTAGAAACTTTAGCTGGCAATGAAATTAAAGAAATCAGAGGGATATTGAATGGAACGACCAATTATATTCTTACCGCTATGGAAAGTGGAATGACATTGAATCAAGCATTAGAAAAAGCCCAAGCCCTTGGTTATGCAGAGGCCGATCCGACGAGTGATCTTGAGGCTTACGATGTGAGGTATAAAGCAGCTATCTTATCGAACCATGTGTATGGAGTTCATCTCGACCCGGATGAAATTTTCTGCACTGGGATTACTGGTTTATCAGTAGAAGATATCCAGGAAGCGGAACGGGCCGGAGAAAAATGGAAGCTGCTCGCACGTATTTCTCAAAACAAAGGCACAGTGAAGGCAACTGTACAACCGGAGCGCATAAAAAAGGATGATCTATTAGCTCGTGTTAGTGGTGCAACCAATGCGATCGTCTATGAATGTGATTTGTCTGGTCCGATCATGCTTACAGGCGCAGGGGCAGGGTTAAAGGAAACGGGGTTTTCCTTGTTGATCGACCTGATTCATTGCCATAAACAGAAGCAGGGAATCATAATCGGAGGAGGGAGTCACTCATGA
- the thiE gene encoding thiamine phosphate synthase, which yields MKASILRKYFVMGSQNCNKDPLSILDEAIQAGITCFQYREKGEGARTGEAKYSLGHKIRQRCAEADIPFIVNDDVELFDVLKADGIHVGQSDRSVKEIRSKYPDAIIGLSVSDRRELEQSPVHLVDYLGVGPMYRTTTKKDANPVAGPEWVKVVKKAFPDMPVVGIGGIQPENADKVMEAGADGVAVISAITHATDIPAVVQAI from the coding sequence ATGAAAGCTTCTATTCTTAGAAAATACTTCGTTATGGGCAGTCAAAACTGTAACAAAGATCCATTGAGCATTTTGGATGAAGCGATCCAAGCCGGAATTACATGCTTTCAGTATAGAGAAAAAGGGGAAGGGGCACGAACTGGAGAAGCGAAGTACAGTCTCGGCCATAAGATCCGCCAACGTTGTGCTGAAGCAGACATTCCATTTATCGTCAACGATGACGTTGAACTTTTTGATGTGCTTAAAGCCGATGGAATCCACGTGGGACAGAGTGATCGAAGTGTGAAAGAGATTCGTTCAAAATATCCAGATGCAATCATTGGATTATCAGTATCCGATCGGAGAGAATTAGAGCAAAGTCCTGTCCACCTTGTCGACTATTTAGGTGTGGGGCCGATGTACAGGACAACCACGAAGAAAGACGCCAACCCTGTAGCAGGGCCTGAATGGGTGAAGGTCGTCAAAAAAGCGTTTCCTGACATGCCCGTAGTAGGTATTGGAGGCATTCAACCTGAAAATGCTGATAAAGTGATGGAAGCAGGAGCAGACGGAGTCGCTGTCATTTCAGCCATTACACACGCGACGGATATACCGGCAGTTGTACAAGCGATATAG
- a CDS encoding M20 metallopeptidase family protein: MKTENSDLTLRSDQILDDLVGWRRDFHRFPELSFQEKRTSEKLGEILESFRAFEIEKNVGGYGIIATVSHGEGPVVGIRADMDALPITETADVPWASQYPGVMHACGHDAHMAILLGIAQLLAEDAKAGRFQGTIQLIFQPAEESCDAKGETGAMKMLESGKLHHLDAILSLHMCPWRKSGEIQWNDGPSMANNDEFHLSIQGIGGHAGYPQHVKDPIWMATYVLQALYSLNGRKVDPQDVGTISVGQVHGGDANNVIPGMVEIKGTLRSYKDDVRETLGKEIHQAANLISALGGEYSLHIHRGEPSLINDSRINRIIKEAAYGLEMYEEPFGMGSEDFSHFTRKIPGAMFFLGCGLENERSLHQSDFDIDEHSLPIGVRVLLESAYLILERGGVHSR, encoded by the coding sequence GTGAAGACCGAAAATTCGGATCTCACTTTGCGCTCAGACCAGATTTTGGATGACTTAGTGGGGTGGCGGAGGGACTTCCACCGCTTCCCTGAACTAAGCTTTCAGGAAAAGCGAACAAGTGAAAAGTTAGGAGAAATATTAGAAAGCTTCCGGGCATTTGAAATCGAAAAGAATGTCGGAGGCTATGGAATCATTGCCACCGTCAGCCATGGGGAGGGCCCTGTTGTTGGGATTCGTGCGGATATGGACGCCTTACCCATCACGGAAACGGCGGACGTTCCCTGGGCTTCACAATATCCAGGCGTGATGCATGCGTGTGGGCATGATGCGCATATGGCCATTTTGCTCGGCATCGCACAGCTGTTGGCGGAAGATGCAAAGGCCGGACGTTTTCAAGGAACGATCCAACTGATTTTTCAGCCAGCTGAAGAAAGTTGTGATGCAAAAGGGGAAACCGGTGCGATGAAAATGTTGGAATCTGGAAAGCTTCATCACCTGGATGCCATTTTATCCCTACACATGTGCCCTTGGAGAAAATCCGGTGAAATCCAATGGAATGATGGACCGAGCATGGCAAACAATGACGAATTTCATCTGAGTATTCAAGGAATCGGCGGCCATGCAGGATATCCGCAGCATGTGAAAGACCCTATATGGATGGCGACTTATGTGTTGCAGGCGTTATACAGTCTGAATGGTCGAAAGGTAGATCCGCAAGATGTAGGGACAATCAGCGTCGGACAGGTGCACGGGGGTGACGCCAACAACGTCATTCCAGGCATGGTAGAAATTAAAGGCACTCTAAGATCTTATAAAGATGATGTCCGAGAAACGTTAGGCAAGGAAATTCATCAAGCCGCCAATCTCATCTCAGCGCTCGGAGGAGAATATTCTCTTCATATCCATCGCGGGGAACCCTCTTTAATCAACGATTCAAGAATCAACCGGATCATTAAGGAAGCGGCATACGGCCTGGAAATGTATGAAGAACCCTTTGGTATGGGGAGTGAAGACTTCAGTCATTTCACTAGAAAAATACCGGGAGCGATGTTTTTCCTTGGTTGCGGTCTAGAAAATGAACGGAGTCTCCATCAATCAGATTTTGATATTGATGAACATTCATTGCCGATTGGTGTAAGAGTGCTTTTGGAGAGTGCTTATTTAATACTTGAGCGGGGAGGAGTCCATTCGAGATGA
- a CDS encoding threonine synthase: MTYSYLSHLYCPKCEETFKVNEPQHLCTCGSPLLVSYDIDTLKEAWTPAQLKERSPDLWRYHELLPLLDPTYKTTLGEGMSPLIPLPTLQADMNIRTLHMKDEGIIPTGSFKARGAAVGVSKAKELGVKELAMPTNGNAGAAWSLYASRASMDSTIVMPVDAPKITRNECALSGANLFLVDGLISDAGKIVAEAVEKSGLYDVSTLKEPYRIEGKKTMGLEIAEQLGWNVPDVILYPTGGGVGLIGIHKALRELQELGWIAEDRMPRLVAVQSEGCAPIVEAWQQGRRESSFWEDSETIAFGINVPKAIGDFLVLDALYETNGCAVSVSDQELLEEQKRIAQKEGAFVCPEGAAAFAAARKLRVENWISAEDEVVVLNTGAGIKYPDTVHIDIPVLHPGDSLQSKV, translated from the coding sequence ATGACATACAGTTACTTATCTCATTTGTACTGCCCGAAATGTGAGGAAACCTTTAAAGTAAACGAACCTCAGCATCTATGTACATGCGGATCTCCTTTACTCGTAAGCTATGATATAGACACACTGAAAGAGGCGTGGACTCCTGCGCAACTGAAAGAGAGAAGCCCCGACCTTTGGCGTTACCATGAACTTTTACCACTCCTGGACCCTACATACAAAACTACTTTAGGAGAAGGCATGAGTCCGTTGATCCCTCTCCCCACTCTTCAAGCAGACATGAATATCCGTACACTGCATATGAAAGATGAAGGCATTATCCCTACTGGATCGTTCAAAGCAAGAGGTGCTGCGGTAGGCGTATCGAAAGCGAAAGAACTGGGAGTGAAAGAACTCGCTATGCCGACGAATGGGAATGCCGGAGCCGCCTGGTCCTTATATGCTTCAAGAGCATCTATGGATTCGACCATCGTCATGCCCGTCGACGCACCGAAAATCACTCGTAACGAATGTGCGCTATCAGGGGCGAACCTTTTTCTCGTGGACGGACTCATCAGCGATGCTGGTAAAATCGTAGCAGAAGCTGTAGAAAAATCCGGGCTCTACGATGTATCCACACTAAAAGAGCCATACAGAATCGAAGGAAAGAAAACAATGGGGCTGGAAATTGCCGAACAATTAGGATGGAACGTTCCAGATGTCATCCTCTATCCAACAGGTGGTGGCGTCGGATTAATTGGCATTCATAAAGCATTGAGAGAATTACAGGAGCTTGGTTGGATTGCTGAAGACCGGATGCCAAGGCTCGTAGCTGTCCAATCTGAAGGCTGTGCTCCGATCGTGGAAGCATGGCAGCAAGGGCGTAGGGAATCATCATTCTGGGAAGATTCTGAAACGATTGCGTTCGGCATCAATGTACCAAAAGCTATTGGGGATTTCCTCGTTCTTGACGCTCTATATGAGACGAATGGATGTGCTGTATCCGTCAGCGATCAGGAACTGTTGGAAGAGCAAAAAAGAATCGCACAAAAAGAAGGGGCCTTTGTCTGTCCAGAAGGAGCTGCAGCATTTGCTGCTGCCAGAAAGTTAAGAGTAGAAAACTGGATTTCTGCAGAGGATGAAGTGGTCGTACTCAATACAGGGGCAGGAATTAAGTATCCAGATACGGTTCATATCGATATACCTGTTCTTCACCCTGGGGACAGTCTGCAAAGCAAGGTTTAA